TGCCCCAGGCGTTCGCCGTCGAGGGTCACCACTGCTGTCACCGTACGTGCTGCGCTGTCGTCCACCCGCGCATTGTCATGGCGCCGCAGCCGATGCGCCACCGGATTTCGGACGGCGGGTCACCAGGGCGGCCGGGCCAGGAAGGCGGGCCGCTGGGCCGGGTCCACCGGGTCGTAGTAGCGGTGGTAGACGGGTGTCAGGCCGCCGGAGACGGGCGGCACGATCCAGCTCCAGTCGGCGGGGGTGGGCCGCCCGAGCCGGCGCTCGCGCGCGATGTGCCGCAGGAACCGCTCGGACTCGGTGTGGTGGTCGGCGATGGTCACGCCGGCGGCCTGGAAGGAGTGCAGGACGGCGATGTTGAGCTCGACCAGGGCGCGGTCGCGCCAGAGCGTCCGGTCGCTGGAGGTGTCGAGCCCGAGGCGGTCGGCGACGGCGGCGAGCATGGCGTAGCGGTCGGCGTCGGCGAGGTTGCGGGCGCCGATCTCGGTGCCCATGTACCAGCCGTTGAACGGCGCCGCCGGGTAGCGGATCCCGCCGATCTCCAGCGTCATGTCGCTGATCGCGGGCACCGCGTACCAGCGCAGCCCGAGGGCGCCGAACCAGCGGTGCTCGGGGTGGGTCAGCGGCACCTGGAGGGCGGCGTCGTCGGGCACCTCGTACCAGCGGGGTTCGCTGCCGGGCCCGGTCTGGACGAGCAGCGGCAGGACGTCGAACCGCTCGCCGCCGCTCTTCCAGCCGAGTGCCCGGGCCCGCGCGGCCAGGTCGCCGCCGGCCGGGTCGCCCGTCCAGCCGCCGTCGGCCTCGCGGTAGCCGGCGTACCGGACGAGCTGCTGGTTGAGGATCCGCGCGGCCGGCCGGCCGGGCCGGTCGGGGGCGAAGACGGTGATGGTGGGCCGGATCCGGCCGCCGTTGGTGGCGGCCCGCAGGTGGTCGAAGCAGGCCTCGGCGACGGCGTCGGGATCCTCGACGTGCCGCAGGTCGCGCACCACCAGGCTCTGCCAGTAGAGCCGGCCGATGCAGCGCGCCGCGTTGCGCCAGGCGACCCGGGCGCCGAAGGCGAGCTCGTCGGGGGTGTGCCGGTAGCCGCCGGTGCGTTCGAGGTCGGCGAGGACCTGGCGGACCCGGTCCGCCGGGTCGCCGGCCGCGGGGTGCTCCCGGTGGTACTGGCGGACGAAGGCGACCGCCAGTCCCGCGACCGACCCGGCCGTCGGCTCGGGCGGCGCGGGCGGCGCGGGCGGTGCGGCGTGCTGGTGGGCGTAGGGGCAGGCCCCGGCGGTGGCGGCGGGTCTGCGCGTGCGAATGCGGCTGAAGATCAAGGACACATCCCTCCCGGATCCATGGGTACCGGATGTGTCCGGGCGGGCGCGCAGAGTGTGCGAATCGGCCCTACGCCCGAGCCCAACGGCGCTAGGGTGGCCCGACGCGCACGAGGGCGCCCGCCGTGCGGCGGGCGCCCTCGTGGACCTGTGCTGCCGCTCGGGCGGTCAGCCCATGTCCTCCAGCCGGACGCCCTTGGTCTCCTTCATGAAGCGGGCCACGAAGGGGATCGACAGCAGGGCGAACGCCGCGTAGACCGCGTAGGTCGCCGACAGGTTCCAGCGGGACATCGCCGGGAACGACACGGTGATCGCCCAGTTCGCCACCCACTGCGCGGATGCCGCCACCGACAGCGCGGCGGCCCGGATCCGGTTGGGGAACATCTCGCCGAGCATGACCCAGACCACCACGCCCCAGGAGAGCGCGAAGAACAGCACGAAGAGGTTGGCGGCCACCAGTGCCACCGTGCCCTGGAGGTCGGGCAGCGTGACGTTGTCGCCGCTGCCGGTCGCCGAGGAGAACGCCCAGGCGGCGGCGCCCAGGCTGACCGCCATGCCGGCCGAGCCGATCAGGGCGAGCGGCTTGCGGCCGATCCGGTCGACCAGCAGGACGGCGACCACGGTGCCGGCGATGTTGATCACCGAGCCGACGAAGCTGATCAGCAGCGAGTTGCTCTGGTCGATGCCGACGGACTGCCAGAGGATCGACGAGTAGTAGAAGATCACGTTGATGCCGACCAGCTGCTGGAACACCGACAGCCCGATGCCGACCCAGACGATCGGCAGCAGGCCGGCCCGGCCGCCCAGCAGGTCGCGGAAGCGCGGCCGGTGGTCCGAGGCGATCAGGCCCCGGATCTCGGCGATCCGGCCCTCGGTGTCGGCCTGCTCGCCTTCGACCTCGCGCAGCACCCTGCGGGCCTCGTCCAGCCGGCCGGCCGAGATCAGGAAGCGCGGCGACTCGGGGATCGCCGCCGCCAGCACGAAGTAGACCACCGCCGGGACGACGCAGATGCCGAGCATCCACTGCCAGGCCTCCAGCCCGAGCAGCGTGCCACGGGTGTCACCGCCGGCGGCGTCCGCCAGCAGCCAGTTCACCAGCTGGGAGATCGCGATGCCGAGCACGATCGCGGCCTGCTGGAAGGAGGCCAGCCGGCCGCGGTACCCGGTCGGTGCCACCTCCGCGATGTAGGTGGGGGCGATCACCGAGGCGATGCCGATCGCGGCGCCGCCGAGCACCCGCCAGCAGGCGAGGTCCCAGGCGGCGAACGGCAGCATGGAGCCGACCGCACTGACCGCGAACAGCACGGCGGCCGCCTTCATGACCCGAATGCGGCCGTACCGGTCGGCGAACCGGCCGGCGAGCGCCGCGCCGACCGCGGAGCCGAGCAGCGCGGAGGAGACGATCAGCCCGGTGGCGCCGTCCCCGATCCCGAACCGGTCCTGGATGCCGGAGACGGCGCCGTTGATCACCGAGCTGTCGTAGCCGAACAGAAAGCCGCCGAGGGCGGCCGCGGCCGTGATGAAGACCACGAACCCCAGTCGGTCGGGGGCGGCCTGGGCACGCTCCGCTGCGGGTTCTCGGGTGACGCTCACGATCGGACTCCTGGGTACTCAACACTGAGAGAGGCGTCGAGATCGTAACCCGCTTCTCTTCATCACTTGTACGCAGGATCCGATAGATGGGACAAAACGTCGATCACTGACTTCATTGATCGAAGGATTGAGCGGCCCCCGGGGGCCGGTCAGACGGGCGTGGCGAGGGACAGCCCGAAGCGCCCGGAGCCGTCCGTCCACCACTCGGTCAGCCGCAGGCCGGCCGCCGCCAGCTCGTCGGCCACCCGCTCGCGGCGGAACTTCGCGGACACCTCCGTCCGCAGCTCCTCGCCTGCGTCGAAGTGCACCGGCAGGTCCAGCGCCGGGATCTTCACGGTCTGCGCCCGCCGCGACCGCAGCCGCATCTCGATCCACTCCCGGTCCGCGTCCCAGAGCGCCACGTGCTCGAAGGCGTCCGGGTCGAAGTCGGCGTCCAGCTCGCGGTCCAGCACGTTCAGCACGTTCTTGTTGAACTCCGCCGTGACGCCGGCCGCGTCGTCGTACGCGGCCACCAGCACCGCCGGGTCCTTCACCAGGTCGGTGCCCAGCAGCAGGGCGTCGCCCGGCTCCAGCGCGCCCCGCAGGGTGCGCAGGAAGGCGGCCCGCTCCTCGGGGAGGAAGTTGCCGAGCGTCCCGCCCAGGAAGGCCACCAGGCGCGGCCCGCCGCGCGGCGGCAGCCCGAGCCCCTTGGTGAAGTCGGACAGCACGGCGTGCACCGCGAGCCCCGGGTACTCGGCGGTCAGCGCGTGCCCGGCCGCGTCCAGCGCGCTCTCGCTGACGTCCACCGGCACGTACGTCTCCAGCGTGCCCAGGCCGCGCAGGGCGTCCAGCAGCAGCCGGGTCTTCTCGGAGGACCCGGACCCGAGCTCCACCAGCGTCCTGGCCTTGGTCAGCACGGCGATCTCGGCGGCCCGCGCGGTCAGGATCTCCCGCTCGGCCCGGGTCGGGTAGTACTCGGGCAGCCGGGTGATCTCCTCGAACAGCTCGCTGCCCCGCGCGTCGTAGAACCATTTCGGCGGCAGCCACTTGGGACTCGCCGTCAGGCCGCTGCGCACGTCGTGGCGTAGCGCGTGGCTGAAGTGGTCGGCGGGCAGCAGGCGGGTCAGGTCGTAGGTGCTCACGGCGTGTCGTCCTTACGCGTCGGGGCTGTCGATGGGATGGACGGTGATGCCCGCCGGGGTGGCGAGCAGCAGGCTCCGGTCGGGGACCTCGGTCCAGCCGGGGGCGTCGTCGTACGGCTCGGAGGCGACCACGACGCCCGGGCCGGACCGGTGGAACAGCGTGTCGCCCCACGCGGTCGCGGCGATCGAGGAGCCGTCGGTCAGGAGCAGGTTCAGCCGGGCCGGGCCGTACTTCGCGGCCTCCCGGACGGTGTCGGCGAGCGCCTCGCCGAGCTCCGCGCCGGCCTGCAGTCGGGCCTGCACCAGCGCCCAGAGCAGGGCCGAGTCGCTGCGCGCCTCCAGCGCCATCAGCTCGGCGGCGGGCAGCGTGGCGGCCAGCGGTCCGTACGCCGCGGGCCAGCCGGGCAGTGCGCCGTTGTGGCTGAACAGCCGGCGTCCGTCGGTGAAGGGCGCGGCCGCCGCCTCGCCGGGGGCGCAGCCCGCGGTGGCGGAGCGGACGGCGGCCAGCAGGGCCCGGGTGCGCACCACCCGGGCCAGGTCGGCGAAGGCCTCGTCGGCCCAGACCGGCCCGGCCCTGCGGTAGCGGGCCGGCCGCTCGTCGCCGTCGGCGTACCAGCCGAGGCCGAAGCCGTCCGCGTTGACCGTGCCGTACCGTTGGCGGCGGGGCGCCCAGGACTGGTGCACCAGCGCGTACGGCGGCTCGGCCAGCACCGCGCCGGGGGCCAGCGGCTCGCCCAGGTAGGCGAGATGGCGGCACATCAGGCGCCCTCCTGGTCGCGGGCGGTGCGGAAGCCGGCGAAGATCTGCCGGCGGACCGGGTAGTCCCAGTTGCGGAAGGTGCCCCGGCAGGCGACCGGCGCCACCGCGAACGAGCCGCCCCGCAGCACCTTGTACTCGGGCCCGAAGAACACCTCCGAGTACTCCTTGTACGGCCAGGCCCGGAAGCCGGGGTAGGGCAGGAAGTCGCTCGCCGTCCACTCCCAGACGTCGCCGATCAGCTGCCGGGCGCCGCAGGGCGCCTGACCCGCGGGGTAGCCGCTGGCCGGGGCCGGCTGCAGGTGCCGCTGGCCGAGGTTGGCGTGCTCGGGGCCGGGCGCCGCGTCGCCCCACGGGAAGCGGCGGGAGCGGCCGCTCGCCGGATCGTGGCGGGCGGCCTTCTCCCACTCGGCCTCGGTCGGCAGCCGCCGCCCGGCCCAGCGCGCGTAGGCGTCCGCCTCGTACCAGCTGACGTGCAGCACCGGTTCGTCGGCGGGCACCGGCTCGGTGCCGCCGAAGCGCCGGCGCAGCCACTGGTCGCCGTCGCGGCTCCAGAACAGCGGGGCGCCGAGCCCGGCGTTCGTCCGGTGCTCCCAGCCCTGCGGCGTCCACCAGCGCGGGTCGTCGTACCCGCCGTCGGCGATGAAGGCCTGGTAGGCGCCGTTGGTGACGGGCGCGGTGTCCAGCCAGTAGGCGGGCAGGTCGACCCGGTGGGCCGGCCGCTCGTTGTCCAGTGCCCACGGCTCGGTGTCGGTGCCCATGGTGAACGGCCCGGCCGGCACCAGGACTTCGGCCGGAAGGCCGGTCGCATCGGCCGGTGCCGCAGGGGGCGGGGGAGCGGCCAGGACGGCTGCGCCCGCGCGCAGCTGGTGGGTGGCGAGCATGGTCTCGTCGTGCTGCTGCTCGTGCTGGGCGATCATGCCGAAGGCGAAGCCGGCGTCCAGCAGTGGCGCGCCCTCCAGCGGGCTGGCCTCCAGCAGGTCGAGCACCCGGCCGCGCACCTCGTGGGCGTAGCGGCGGGCCTCGGCGGGCGGCAGCAGCGGCAGGCTCGGCCGCTCGGCCCGGGGGTGTTCGAACGCGTCGTACAGCGGGTCGATCTCCGGGTGCATCGGGTCCCGGCCGCCGACGTTGCGCAGCAGCCAGAGCTCCTCCTGGTTGCCGATGTGCGCGAGGTCCCACACCAGCGGGGACATCAGTGGTGAGTGCTGCGCCGTCAGGTCGGGCTCGTCCAGGCAGTCGGTCAGGCCGGCGGTGCGGGCGCGGGCGGACTCCAGCTCGGCGGCGATCAGCTCGCGCAGCAGCGCCGGGTCGGTGCGGTCGGCGTTCAGCACGGTGCGTCCTCCTCGACGGCGGGGCGGCGGCCGGCCCGTACGGCGTCCAGCTGGTCGTCGGCGGGGCAGCGGCCGCGTGCGGGGTAGCGCTCGGCGTAGTCGGTCAGGGCGCGTCGCAGCGGTTCGGTGCCCGGGCGGCGGGCCAGCGCCCGTTCGGCGGCGGCGAAGCAGCCGAGGGCGGCCCGGCGCAGCTCGGGGTCGGCGGTGGCGTGGGTGGCGGCCCGTCGCCAGAGGCTGTTGCGCGGGGCGGCGGGCGGCTTGCCCCGGCCGAGCGGCTCCACGGCGGCGGACGCGGCGTCGGCCGCCTCCGGGTCGTCCAGGAGCGCGGTGACCAGGGCGAGCGGCACGAGCCAGCCGTCGCCGGGCTGGGCGTCGATCATCCGCAGCTCCAGGTGGCCGCGGGGCCGGACGGGCGGGAACAGCGTGGTGCGGTGGTACTCCAGGTCCGCGAGGGTGGCCGGGCGCTCACCGGCGCCGCGCAGCCAGTCGCGGAAGGTCAGCCCGGCGGGCGCCGTCCAGGGCACCGGGTCGGGGCGGCGGACGCAGAGCACCTCGGCGTCCAGCACGTACCGCGCCCAGGCCTCCCGGGGGTCGCCGTCGGCGGGCGGGGCGAGCGTGCGGCTCGGGTCCATCCGGGACCACACCACCTGGCGGCTGGACCGGAACCCGGTCGGCCGGCCGTCCAGCAGCGGGGAGTTGGCGAACGCGGCGACCAGCACCGGCCCGAGCCGGTGGAGGAGGTGCCAGCGGGCGGCCACGGCGGGCTCGGTGCCCGCGTCCACGTTGACCTGGACGGAGGCGGTGCCGGTCATCATGATCCGGCCCCAGGGCCCGGACCGGTCGAAGAAGGTCTCCATGGCCCGGTACCGGGGGTGTTCGGCGAGCATCCGGCGTTCGCGCCGCAGCGGGTCGGTGCCGGTGCCGGTCAGCCGGAGCCCCTCGGCGGCGAGTGCGGTGCGCAGGGCGGCCTGGTCGCGCCGGAGGTCCTCGGCGCAGTCGGCGGGGGAGGGGAGGGCCGGGAGCTGAGCTCGACCTGGCCGCCCGGTTCGCGGGTGAAGCGGGAGCCGGCGGGGAACCGCGGCCCGTCGGGGTGGTCCGGGAGGGCCGCCAGTGCGGCGGCCGTGCGCGCCGGGTCGACCGGTGCCTCCGGACATCGGGTGTCGTGGACGAACCACTCGGCCTCGACGCCCACCAGGGCGGGTGGCCCGATCTTGAAGCAGATGCCGGCCAGGTGGGTCTCGGCGGATGCCTCGGTCAGCGGTGTCACGCTCGGTGTCGGCACCGGCAGATCGGCGGTGCACTGCAGGTGGACTGGTATCACCGGACTCACCATCCCTCGGTTCGCGATTGCGGCCCGGTCTTTCCTGCTCAGTCTGCTACGCGTCAAACATCGCCGCCGCTTCACGCAGGTCAAGGCATGTCATGTGCGCGTCAATCGAGCGAGTGCCGTCGACAGGACGGTGAGCGGCAAGCCGTAGTTCAGCCGCAGGCCACCGCGGCCGCCCGGTCCGAAGTCGATCCCGTCCGACAGCTCGACATCACGCTCCGTCATCGCCGTGGCCCTCGCCCGTTCGGGTGGCAGACCCAGTGCCGCCGCGTCCAGCCACAGCAGGTACGACGCCTGCGGACGCACCACGACGGCCGGCCCGAGCGCCGCCAGCGCCATCTCCCGGGCGGCCACCAGGTGCCGCAGCAGCCCCTCCAGCCACTCCTCGCCCTCGCCCAGCGCCGCCCGCTGCACCACCTGCTCCAGCAGCCCGCCCTCCCACAGGCCGTACCCGGCCATCACCTCCAGCAGCCGCCCGCGCAGCGCCGCGTCCGGCACCAGGGCCCAGCAGCTCGGGATCCCGGAGGTGTTGAAGGTCTTGCCGACCGAGCCCAGGGTCACGGTGTGCAGCGCGGCCTCCCCGGCCACCGCCACCGCCACCGGGTGCCGCAGCCCGTGGTCGGGGTGCACGAGGTCGGCGTGCACCTCGTCCGAGACCAGCAGCCCGCCCTCGGCGGCCGCGATGCCGGCCAGCGCCCGGACCTCCGGGGCCGTCCAGAGCCGCCCGGAGGGGTTGTGCGGGCTGCTCAGCAGCAGGGCGCCCGGCCGCAGGGCGGCGAACGCCGCCACCGGCAGCCGGTAGCCCCCGCCGGACGGCTCCAGCGGCACCCGGCGCAGCGGCAGCCCGGCCGCCGCGCACAGCCCGGCGAAGCCGCCCCACTCCGGGTCCGCCGTCACCACCGGCCGTCCCGGGCCCGCCGTGCCTGCCGCCGTCAGCAGCAGCCGCAGCGCCGTCCTGGGCCCGAACGGCAGCAGCAGCACCCAGTCGGGATCCACCGCGACGCCGTGCCGCCGGCGGTACCAGTCCGCCACCAGCGCCCGGCCGTCCGGGTCGGCCACCGTGTACCCGTACGCGGGGTGGCAGGCCCGGGCGGCCAGGGCCGCGCCGATCGCGGGCGGGCCGGGCAGGTCCAGGTCGGCGAGTCCGAGCGGGATCCGCCCGGCGCCCGCCCGGGCCCACTTGCTGCTGCCCGTCCCGCTGCGGTCGAACGGCTCCAGCACGGCTGCTCCCTCCGGACGGCTGCGACGTGCGCTCCCACCGGCCACGCTACGGGAGCGAAGGGCCTGATGACGGCTCGTCAGGGCGGTGCGGCCGCGTTCGGTGCTTGGAGGAAGGGCCGCGCGGCGCGCCGGGCGGAGGCTCGCCGAGCGGTCAGGATTGAAAGGGGAGCGCTCCCACGAACCATGTGGGATTCAGGAGTTGAAGTCTGTCAGAGTCCTTGACGAGGCTCCGCCTTCATGGCTTGATATGCGTGAGCTCAGGGACTGCCCCGCAGCGTGGGGCGTGGTCGCCGCCGCTCCGACGATCCGTCAAGCACCCCCAAGAGCCGCACCATCGACGCATCGTCGAGTGTCAAATAAGTGGGAGCGCTCCCACATACTGCACTGCACTTCTGGGTCCGTCCCCCACCCGAAAGGATCCCGTCCGTGCCATCCCCCTGTTCAAGCGCCTGCGCACGGCCGCGGCCGCATCCGCGGTCGTTGCCGCCGCCGTCGTGCCCCTCGCGGCCGCTTCGACGGCCTCGGCCGCCACCAAGCTGGACAACCCGTACACCGGCGCCAAGGTCTACGTGAACCCGGACTGGTCGGCGAAGGCCGCCGCCGAGCCCGGTGGTTCGGCCGTCTCCAACCAGCCGACCTTCGTCTGGCTGGACCGCATCGCCGCCATCTCCGGCTCCTCCGCGGCCCGTGGCCTCAAGGCCCACCTGGACGCCGCCGTCGCCCAGGGCGCGAACCTCGTCCAGCTGGTCATCTACGACCTGCCCGGCCGCGACTGTGCCGCCCTCGCCTCCAACGGCGAACTCGGCGCCACCGAGATCGACAAGTACAAGACGCAGTACATCGACCCGATCGCGGCGATCCTCGCGGACCCGGCCTACGCCAACCTGCGGATCGTCAACGTCATCGAGCCCGACTCGCTGCCGAACCTGGTGACCAACGCCGGCGGCACCGCCGGATCCACCGACGCCTGCGCCACCATGAAGGCGAACGGCAACTACGAGGCAGGCGTCGGCTACGCGCTGCACACCCTCGGTGCGCTCTCGAACGTCTACAACTACATCGACGCCGCGCACCACGGCTGGCTCGGCTGGGACAGCAACATGACCCCCGCCGCCCAGGAGTTCAAGAAGGCCGCCACCACCGGCGGCGCCACCGTGAACGACGTCACCGGCTTCATCGTCAACACCGCGAACTACAGCGCCCTGACGGAGCCGAACTTCAAGGTCACCGACTCGGTCAACGGCACCACCGTGCGCCAGTCCAAGTGGGTCGACTGGAACCAGTACGTCGACGAGCTGAGCTATGCCCAGGCGCTGCGCACCAACCT
The Kitasatospora paranensis genome window above contains:
- a CDS encoding nitric oxide synthase oxygenase, encoding MIFSRIRTRRPAATAGACPYAHQHAAPPAPPAPPEPTAGSVAGLAVAFVRQYHREHPAAGDPADRVRQVLADLERTGGYRHTPDELAFGARVAWRNAARCIGRLYWQSLVVRDLRHVEDPDAVAEACFDHLRAATNGGRIRPTITVFAPDRPGRPAARILNQQLVRYAGYREADGGWTGDPAGGDLAARARALGWKSGGERFDVLPLLVQTGPGSEPRWYEVPDDAALQVPLTHPEHRWFGALGLRWYAVPAISDMTLEIGGIRYPAAPFNGWYMGTEIGARNLADADRYAMLAAVADRLGLDTSSDRTLWRDRALVELNIAVLHSFQAAGVTIADHHTESERFLRHIARERRLGRPTPADWSWIVPPVSGGLTPVYHRYYDPVDPAQRPAFLARPPW
- the egtC gene encoding ergothioneine biosynthesis protein EgtC produces the protein MCRHLAYLGEPLAPGAVLAEPPYALVHQSWAPRRQRYGTVNADGFGLGWYADGDERPARYRRAGPVWADEAFADLARVVRTRALLAAVRSATAGCAPGEAAAAPFTDGRRLFSHNGALPGWPAAYGPLAATLPAAELMALEARSDSALLWALVQARLQAGAELGEALADTVREAAKYGPARLNLLLTDGSSIAATAWGDTLFHRSGPGVVVASEPYDDAPGWTEVPDRSLLLATPAGITVHPIDSPDA
- the egtD gene encoding L-histidine N(alpha)-methyltransferase, whose translation is MSTYDLTRLLPADHFSHALRHDVRSGLTASPKWLPPKWFYDARGSELFEEITRLPEYYPTRAEREILTARAAEIAVLTKARTLVELGSGSSEKTRLLLDALRGLGTLETYVPVDVSESALDAAGHALTAEYPGLAVHAVLSDFTKGLGLPPRGGPRLVAFLGGTLGNFLPEERAAFLRTLRGALEPGDALLLGTDLVKDPAVLVAAYDDAAGVTAEFNKNVLNVLDRELDADFDPDAFEHVALWDADREWIEMRLRSRRAQTVKIPALDLPVHFDAGEELRTEVSAKFRRERVADELAAAGLRLTEWWTDGSGRFGLSLATPV
- a CDS encoding sugar porter family MFS transporter, producing the protein MVSVTREPAAERAQAAPDRLGFVVFITAAAALGGFLFGYDSSVINGAVSGIQDRFGIGDGATGLIVSSALLGSAVGAALAGRFADRYGRIRVMKAAAVLFAVSAVGSMLPFAAWDLACWRVLGGAAIGIASVIAPTYIAEVAPTGYRGRLASFQQAAIVLGIAISQLVNWLLADAAGGDTRGTLLGLEAWQWMLGICVVPAVVYFVLAAAIPESPRFLISAGRLDEARRVLREVEGEQADTEGRIAEIRGLIASDHRPRFRDLLGGRAGLLPIVWVGIGLSVFQQLVGINVIFYYSSILWQSVGIDQSNSLLISFVGSVINIAGTVVAVLLVDRIGRKPLALIGSAGMAVSLGAAAWAFSSATGSGDNVTLPDLQGTVALVAANLFVLFFALSWGVVVWVMLGEMFPNRIRAAALSVAASAQWVANWAITVSFPAMSRWNLSATYAVYAAFALLSIPFVARFMKETKGVRLEDMG
- a CDS encoding glutamate-cysteine ligase family protein → MRTALAAEGLRLTGTGTDPLRRERRMLAEHPRYRAMETFFDRSGPWGRIMMTGTASVQVNVDAGTEPAVAARWHLLHRLGPVLVAAFANSPLLDGRPTGFRSSRQVVWSRMDPSRTLAPPADGDPREAWARYVLDAEVLCVRRPDPVPWTAPAGLTFRDWLRGAGERPATLADLEYHRTTLFPPVRPRGHLELRMIDAQPGDGWLVPLALVTALLDDPEAADAASAAVEPLGRGKPPAAPRNSLWRRAATHATADPELRRAALGCFAAAERALARRPGTEPLRRALTDYAERYPARGRCPADDQLDAVRAGRRPAVEEDAPC
- a CDS encoding aminotransferase class I/II-fold pyridoxal phosphate-dependent enzyme, producing the protein MLEPFDRSGTGSSKWARAGAGRIPLGLADLDLPGPPAIGAALAARACHPAYGYTVADPDGRALVADWYRRRHGVAVDPDWVLLLPFGPRTALRLLLTAAGTAGPGRPVVTADPEWGGFAGLCAAAGLPLRRVPLEPSGGGYRLPVAAFAALRPGALLLSSPHNPSGRLWTAPEVRALAGIAAAEGGLLVSDEVHADLVHPDHGLRHPVAVAVAGEAALHTVTLGSVGKTFNTSGIPSCWALVPDAALRGRLLEVMAGYGLWEGGLLEQVVQRAALGEGEEWLEGLLRHLVAAREMALAALGPAVVVRPQASYLLWLDAAALGLPPERARATAMTERDVELSDGIDFGPGGRGGLRLNYGLPLTVLSTALARLTRT
- the egtB gene encoding ergothioneine biosynthesis protein EgtB, encoding MLNADRTDPALLRELIAAELESARARTAGLTDCLDEPDLTAQHSPLMSPLVWDLAHIGNQEELWLLRNVGGRDPMHPEIDPLYDAFEHPRAERPSLPLLPPAEARRYAHEVRGRVLDLLEASPLEGAPLLDAGFAFGMIAQHEQQHDETMLATHQLRAGAAVLAAPPPPAAPADATGLPAEVLVPAGPFTMGTDTEPWALDNERPAHRVDLPAYWLDTAPVTNGAYQAFIADGGYDDPRWWTPQGWEHRTNAGLGAPLFWSRDGDQWLRRRFGGTEPVPADEPVLHVSWYEADAYARWAGRRLPTEAEWEKAARHDPASGRSRRFPWGDAAPGPEHANLGQRHLQPAPASGYPAGQAPCGARQLIGDVWEWTASDFLPYPGFRAWPYKEYSEVFFGPEYKVLRGGSFAVAPVACRGTFRNWDYPVRRQIFAGFRTARDQEGA